A part of Dermacentor variabilis isolate Ectoservices chromosome 10, ASM5094787v1, whole genome shotgun sequence genomic DNA contains:
- the LOC142559895 gene encoding neutral amino acid transporter B(0)-like, whose product MFCDRAPVGYFDKTSCFLFFGSLQVDVTQDSGFLEVFVDETECGQLGRLPGENKEHGLPLLTLRSPGLLNVERKAGDRAGSEDDEDGASLLRMSENSLNLCLLGAAVGGMTLGWHIRNHGVSARLLQLIDFPGELYMRMLECLVMPVVASSIVAGLGSVDIMLAGQIGLLAMLYFVVATGMASAIGIGVALVLGPQNEPYCRRQFSSQIDGFLDLLRNLFPDNYLAACLLSSRTYIAPQNDSGLVDDENIYLAMSDRTNILGLLSVSVMLGAVLSVTASESDSLLNLFVGLSNATVTVSQLTAWVSPVGVFFLVATRLSQMSELDHAFVAMRTLLLVSVAALAAYGLGLLPVLYVLVTRKRFSWPIGTHAESGRAGRPPLPAHHVRSGDEGVPLGVAHRERAGHDRGPGGPGGTGAARRALRHPGGRQREHVRHRGGGRRHGRRHRPTRRHRPGRRRSVHHRVSTTVVLASLGAASIPNSSVLTVLMILMALQVSSRNISLVFVIDWAVDRFRTTVNIYSDSVGSAIVQQFSPLETLEDSGEETPVFQAQAVPKPVPPPPPPPPQPKPEPEASGSGSRPEGEPNREAAEEPKLLSGGWIKRRLSRFPGFPRRRTETCAGGAPWTPSSTSSASSRASTSRGVLLPPSDGSVGAPAEIAVAMAHANDADYGGIASPLPQGIAVVGGWPTAGFRPFEASEAPPSSTASTQDGRDDQQAETAPITYTAAADGTGALGDVSSGRSRRHRHQRRRTKEAKNAVDRALRRNSKAGANPPRPRRSKNREKSSLPPAMPDAASAVPDEALPPLASVDAEHAAPDLGGEASRRSSTGTAARPIV is encoded by the exons GTGGAGCGCAAGGCTGGCGACCGGGCGGGCTCCGAGGACGACGAGGACGGGGCCAGCCTGCTGCGCATGTCCGAGAACTCGCTCAACCTGTGCCTGCTGGGCGCCGCGGTCGGCGGCATGACGCTGGGCTGGCACATCCGCAACCACGGCGTGTCGGCCCGCCTGCTGCAGCTGATCGACTTCCCGGGCGAGCTGTACATGCGCATGCTCGAGTGCCTCGTCATGCCCGTGGTCGCGTCCAGCATCGTCGCCGGTCTCGGCAGCGTCGACATCATGCTGGCCGGACAGATCGGGCTGCTCGCCATGCTCTACTTCGTGGTCGCCACCG GCATGGCGTCGGCCATAGGTATCGGCGTAGCGCTGGTGCTGGGACCACAGAACGAGCCCTACTGCCGGCGTCAGTTCAGCAGCCAGATTGACGGCTTCCTAGACCTGCTCAG GAACCTCTTCCCCGACAACTACCTCGCAGCTTGCCTCCTCTCCTCG CGCACCTACATCGCTCCGCAAAACGACAGTG GCCTGGTGGACGACGAAAACATCTACCTGGCGATGAGTGATCGGACCAACATCCTGGGCCTGCTGTCTGTGTCGGTGATGCTGGGCGCCGTGCTGTCGGTGACGGCGAGCGAGTCGGACTCGCTGCTCAACCTTTTCGTGGGCCTGAGCAACGCCACGGTCACTGTGTCCCAGCTGACGGCCTGGGTCTCGCCCGTAGGCGTTTTCTTCCTGGTGGCCACCCGGCTCTCGCAGATGAGCGAGCTGGACCACGCGTTCGTAGCCATGCGCACGCTCCTGCTGGTCAGCGTGGCCGCTCTGGCCGCCTACGGACTCGGGCTTCTGCCAGTCTTATACGTGCTCGTCACCAGGAAG CGGTTTTCCTGGCCAATCGGGACGCATGCTGAAAGCGGTCGCGCAGGACGCCCGCCACTTCCTGCGCATCACGTGCGTTCCGGCGATGAAGGCGTTCCGCTCGGCGTCGCGCACCGAGAGCGTGCCGGGCACGATCGAGGCCCTGGAGGACCTGGCGGGACTGGAGCCGCGCGTCGTGCGCTTCGTCATCCCGGTGGGCGCCAACGTGAGCATGTCCGGCACCGCGGTGGTGGCCGCCGCCACGGCCGTCGTCATCGCCCGACTCGACGGCATCGACCTGGGCGCCGTCGAAGCGTTCATCATCGGGTGAG CACAACTGTTGTGCTCGCCAGCCTTGGCGCGGCGAGCATCCCCAACAGCAGCGTGCTCACGGTGCTCATGATCCTCATGGCCCTTCAGGTGTCCAGCCGTAACATCAGCCTCGTCTTCGTCATCGACTGGGCCGT CGACCGATTCCGCACGACGGTGAACATCTATAGCGACTCGGTGGGCTCGGCCATCGTGCAGCAGTTCAGCCCCCTCGAGACCCTCGAGGACAGCGGTGAGGAGACTCCCGTCTTCCAGGCGCAAGCCGTACCGAAACCcgtgccaccgccgccgccgccgccgccgcagccgaaGCCCGAGCCGGAGGCGAGCGGCTCGGGGTCTCGGCCCGAGGGCGAGCCGAACCGAGAGGCCGCGGAAGAGCCGAAGCTGCTGAGTGGAGGCTGGATAAAGCGGAGGCTGTCGAGATTTCCCGGCTTCCCTAGACGGCGAACGGAAACTTGTGCCGGAGGCGCGCCATGGACGCCTTCTTCCACGAGCAGCGCCTCTTCTCGCGCATCGACGTCGCGCGGAG TGCTTCTTCCTCCGAGCGACGGTTCGGTCGGCGCGCCTGCCGAGATCGCCGTCGCGATGGCGCACGCGAACGACGCCGACTACGGCGGCATAGCCAGTCCACTTCCCCAAGGCATCGCGGTTGTGGGCGGTTGGCCGACGGCCGGCTTTCGCCCGTTCGAGGCAAGCGAGGCACCACCGTCGTCCACAGCCTCAACGCAGGACGGGCGCGACGATCAGCAGGCGGAGACGGCGCCAATCACCTATACCGCCGCAGCAGACGGTACAGGCGCCCTCGGAGACGTGAGTTCGGGACGCAGTCGACGTCACCGACACCAAAGGAGAAGAACCAAAGAGGCGAAGAACGCCGTCGACAGGGCCCTCAGGAGGAACTCCAAGGCCGGCGCCAACCCTCCGCGTCCACGTCGCTCCAAGAACAGGGAGAAGTCGTCGTTGCCACCCGCCATGCCAGATGCTGCGAGCGCAGTTCCAGACGAGGCCCTGCCGCCGCTTGCCTCAGTGGACGCGGAGCATGCGGCACCCGATCTCGGAGGCGAGGCATCGCGACGGTCTTCGACCGGCACTGCCGCAAGGCCTATCGTCTGA